One segment of Lepus europaeus isolate LE1 chromosome 16, mLepTim1.pri, whole genome shotgun sequence DNA contains the following:
- the ADRA2C gene encoding alpha-2C adrenergic receptor: MAAAAAAALALAAAAAEGPNASGAGAGANASGAAWGPPPPPGQYSAGAVAGLAALVGFLIVFTVVGNVLVVIAVLTSRALRAPQNLFLVSLASADILVATLVMPFSLAKELMAYWYFGRVWCGVYLALDVLFCTASIGHLCAISLDRYWSVTRAVEYNLKRTPRRVKATIVAVWLLSALISFPPLVSFYRQPYGAAYPQCGLNDDTWYILSSCIGSFFAPCLVMGLVYARIYRVAKLRTRSLSEKRAPAGPDGAAPAAENGHCAPARADVEPDESSAAAERRQQRRRRRRGAVRRGRAGAPAPEAAAGAEAEAEAGALAAARSPGAGGGRLSRSSARSVESFLSRRRRARSSVCRRKVAQAREKRFTVVLAVVMGVFVLCWFPFFFSYSLYGICREACQLPDPLFKFFFWIGYCNSSLNPVIYTVFNQDFRRSFKHILFRRRRRGFRQ; encoded by the coding sequence atggcggcggcggcggcggcggcgctggcgctggcggcggcggcggccgagggcCCCAACGCGAGcggcgccggcgccggcgccAACGCCTCGGGGGCCGCctgggggccgccgccgccgccgggccaGTACTCGGCGGGCGCCGTGGCGGGGCTGGCCGCCTTGGTGGGCTTCCTCATCGTCTTCACCGTGGTGGGCAACGTGCTGGTGGTGATCGCCGTGCTGACCAGTCGCGCGCTGCGCGCGCCGCAGAACCTCTTCCTGGTGTCGCTGGCCTCGGCCGACATCCTGGTGGCCACGCTGGTCATGCCCTTCTCGCTGGCCAAGGAGCTCATGGCCTACTGGTACTTCGGGCGGGTGTGGTGCGGCGTCTACCTGGCGCTGGACGTCCTCTTCTGCACCGCGTCCATCGGGCACCTGTGCGCCATCAGCCTGGACCGCTACTGGTCGGTGACGCGCGCCGTCGAGTACAACCTGAAGCGCACGCCGCGCCGCGTCAAGGCCACCATCGTGGCCGTGTGGCTGCTGTCGGCGCTCATCTCCTTCCCGCCGCTGGTCTCCTTCTACCGCCAGCCCTACGGCGCCGCCTACCCGCAGTGCGGCCTCAACGACGACACCTGGTACATCCTCTCCTCCTGCATCGGCTCCTTCTTCGCGCCCTGCCTGGTCATGGGCCTGGTCTACGCGCGCATCTACCGCGTGGCCAAGCTGCGCACGCGCTCGCTCAGCGAGAAGCGCGCGCCCGCGGGCCCCGACGGCGCGGCCCCGGCCGCGGAGAACGGCCACTGCGCGCCCGCGCGCGCCGACGTGGAGCCGGACGAGAGCAGCGCGGCGGCCgagcggcggcagcagcggcgcAGGCGGCGCCGGGGCGCGGTGCggcgggggcgcgcgggggcGCCCGCGCCCGAGGCGGCGGCCGGGGCGGAGGCCGAGGCGGAGGCGGGCGCGCTGGCGGCCGCCAGGTCCCCGGGCGCCGGCGGCGGGCGCCTGTCGCGCTCCAGCGCGCGCTCCGTCGAGTCGTTCCTGTCGCGCCGGCGCCGCGCGCGCAGCAGCGTGTGCCGCCGCAAGGTGGCCCAGGCGCGCGAGAAGCGCTTCACCGTGGTGCTGGCCGTGGTCATGGGCGTGTTCGTGCTCTGCTGGTTCCCCTTCTTCTTCAGCTACAGCCTCTACGGCATCTGCCGCGAGGCCTGCCAGCTGCCCGACCCGCTCTTCAAGTTCTTCTTCTGGATCGGCTACTGCAACAGCTCGCTCAACCCGGTCATCTACACCGTGTTCAACCAGGACTTCCGGCGCTCCTTCAAGCACATCCTGTTCCGCCGGCGGCGACGGGGCTTCAGGCAGTGA